The segment GTTTTATCTGGACAAAAATCTCTTCAGAATCAAGAAATATTGATTTCGCACTACGAGAAATACGAACACTTCATATACTCTTTTGCTTATCGTATGGTAAAAGATGGGGACATCGCCGAAGTTGTGGTTCAAAAGGTTTTCATAAAGCTTTGGCATTCATTTCCTTTTGCTCTGGAAGACAGCACTGCTTTCTCTTCGCAGCTGCTCGCTTTGACACGCAAAACTTCCCTTGAAGTCCTGCAAGAAGGCATCCAATTGAATACCTCATCGGCTGAATCTCCGGAATGGCAGGAAAAAGGAGCCGCACTCTCTAACTCTTTGCTGCATTTGACCGAAAAACAGAAAAAACTCTTGCGCTGGTTTTATTTTGATGGACTGTCTCAATACGCCATTGCGAAAAAAATGAACATTCCCCAAAGCACCGTTCATCTCCATATTCGTGAAGCGATCCACCAACTAAAAGCGTCCAGTGAAAATGAACGGGAAAAATCTCATTGCATCATGATCAGAAAATTGCCGGATTATTTCAATCTTCAGATGCCGCCGGCGGAAACAGAAGCTTTTGAACAGCATTTAGCCTCCTGTTCCGGATGCCAGGAAGAACTTTTTGAATGGGAATCATTGACCAAACAGTTCCCTTATTTATCGGAACTGCAAATGCCGCCACCCAGCCTGAAAGAGCTCGTGCTGACAGCAATGTTTGGAGAGCCGGAGCCGCTTCCCCTGAAGCAAAAAAATTGGCTGCCTATCCTTGCAGCTGTGCTGGCGCTTTCTGTTGGAGCGAATACCTATCTTACTTCTCTTATCTCTAAAAAGAAAAAATCACGAAAAATAATACGCTTCTGAAATTAAAAGAACTCCGGATCCCGGAGTTCTTTTTTAGTAAATTGCTCGATTACTTCTCTTTTTCTCTCAGACCCAGCCAGGCGCCGACTGCAACGATGCCGATTAAGACGCTCCAGAATATAATTGTCCAAGTAAACGAATGAGGGAAATCATGAGGCAGGATATGAATTTTTTCATGGGACAGCGTCATGACCAAAAGCTTCACTCCGACCCAACCCACAATGATAAAAGCGGCTGTTTCAAGCTGCGGGTAAGTTTCAAGCAGCTGAACGAATTTATGAGCTGCAAACCGCATGATGATGACACCGATCAACCCGCCGCTCAGCATGACCACAAAGGGGCCGGCATTGATGCCTCCAATATTGGTATCGCCAAGATGCGGCAATGTCAGTGCCAAGGCGACCGCGGCAAGCATCGAGTCGACCGCAAAGGCGATATCCGCCACTTCAATCTTGAAAACAGTGCCCCAAAAACTGGAACCTTTCTTCGTTTCCAGTAGGGAATCATTGCCCTGTCCTTTCCGTTGATCATAAATATGCTTGAAAGCGATGAATAACAAATAAGCGGCTCCAAGTGCCTGAATCTGCCAGACGCCCACTAGCAGCGTTATCATGAACAAAGCAGCAAAGCGGAACACAAACGCTGCAGCCAGTCCGTAAAACAACGCTTTCTTCTTTTGTTCCCCTGGCAAATGCTTGACCATCACGGCCATGACCACAGCATTATCCGCAGCCAGAATCCCTTCCAGTCCAACCAGAACCAGCATAACCCAAGCATATTCCAATAAGATTGCTCCCATTATTTTTCCTCCCAACGGGCTGGACATCGATTGAGGTGGCCTTTTGCCACTAGAGAACCTTTTTCTATAGTATACTAAGGTACGGAAGAGAAAACTAAATTTTTCGTCATTTTATAAGAAAATGGATAAATCATTAGTAAAACGGTCTTTTCTCTCTTTTTTTCCGGGATGATATGGTAATGTTTCGATATAGATGTCGCAGTGATAAGAGGTAAGGAGAAGAAGCAATGAACGAACGTGACTGGCTTATCTTAAAAGTGCTTTATGAAAAAAAGAACATCACGAAAACAGCTGAAAATTTGTATATTTCTCAGCCTTCTTTAACCAAACGGATTCAGCAAATAGAACAGGAATACGGGAGGACCCTTGTCGTTCGAGGCACAAAAGGTGTTCAGTTTACTCCAGAAGGAGAATTCTTAGCCAAATGCGCAGATGAAATGCTCGAACGTTTTTACCAAATCAAAGATCAGGTCTTGAATATGGGACAGGAAGTCAGCGGCACTTTGCGGCTGGGAGTTTCAAATTATATAACCAGACACAAGCTTCCAGCCCTACTCAAGCTATTCGGGGACCAATTCCCGAAAGTGAATTACAAAGTGAGAACCGGCTGGAGCCGGGACATTTTCAATCTTGCTTATAATCAGGAAGTCCATGTCGGAATTGTCCGCGGCGATTATAATTGGCCTGGACCGAAGCATCTTTTGTTCGAAGAAAATCTCTGCATCTTTTCCAAGGAAAAAATTGGGCTGCACGAATTGCCTTCCATGCCAAGAATCGAATATGAAACAGATAATTTGTTAAAAACAATGATTGATAATTGGTGGACCGGCACATTTTCTCAGCCGCCCTTGCTCGGAATGGAAGTGGATAAAGCCGATACCTGCAAAGAAATGGTCTTGAATGGTTTGGGATACGGCATCCTTCCCAGTGTCCTTATTGAAAATCATGATACTCTCCATCAAATCAACTTAGAAGACAAATCCGGAAATCCATTGGTGAGAAGAACCTGGCTGCTTTACCGCGAAGAAGCTCTCCGGTCGAAAGCCGCTAATGAATTTGTACAGTTTGTCCGAACAATCGATTTTAAAAAGAATTTATAAAAGAGCGTGGATCCCATCCACGCTCTTTTTTGCCGATTTTTTCTGCCCGCCATTCTTTTCTTATATGCCTGTCCATCCACAATCGGTATTTTATCTAAGTCCCGAATGGTCTTATGATGAATGAGTACACTGTAATGAAAACATCCTAAAAGCAAGATTTTCAATGCTTTGTTTCGGAATGGAGAGAAGCGCATATGGAGGTTTTACTGCTCATTATCATGAACGTCATTTTGCCCGTCTTTTTGCTGATCGGCGCAGGTGCCATCCTTCATCTTAAGTATTCTCTGGATATGAATACACTCGCTAAATTGAATACTTATCTTTTAATGCCAGCTTTGAGCTTTGTTAATATTTATAAAAATGACATGCAGGCGGATACCCTTTTTCACGTCCTTAGTTTTTTAATACTCCAAAGTTTATGTTTGATGGCATTAAGTGCCGGGATAGCAAAGTCAGCGAAATTTGACAGCAGCCTTTCTGCTACCTTTAAAAACAGTGTGGTGCTCGTCAACTCCGGGAACTTCGGTTTGCCGGTCAGCCAGCTGGTTTTTCACCAGAACCCTTTAGGGCTGTCCATCCAAATTGTCGTCTTGATCTTCCAGAACTTGCTTACCTATACATATGGCTTGTATAATTCCGTATCGGTCAATAACCGAGGGCTGCAAGCTATGAAGGTTTTCCTAAAAAACCCGGTCATCTATGCTTTTTTAGCCGGAATCCTTTGCCATGCTTTATCCATTCAGATTCCCAGCTTTATCTGGACTCCTATTGAAAACACGTCCGACGCTTTTTTGGCAATCGCTTTGATCACACTCGGAGCGCAAAGCGCATCGCTCAAACTAATCCGGTTTTCTTTGCCTTTGGTACTAAGCATTGTGGGCCGATTGATCCTGTCTCCCGTGATTGCCATCACGGTGATTCTCGTGTTGGGTCTGGAAGGCACTACAGCCCAGGCTCTATTCATCGCCAGCTCTTTTCCAACTTCCAGAAACAGTTCTCTTTTCGCCTTGGAATATGGAAACCATCCTGATTACGCCGCACAAGCTGTATTGATGTCTACTGTCTTCAGCATGGCAACCGTCACTGCCGTGGTCTATTCAGCAAAACTATTATTTCCGTGATTGCTGCGCTGTTGCATTCAATAGTTCACCGACAGTGCTATGTAAGAACTTTGATGACTTGCCGGGATATTTCATGCGTATTGATGGCGGATTCAATTTGCCCGTTTTCCGCGCAATTCATAAATTCCTTCAGCTCATAATACATCGTGTCAAATTTCTGAGGCATAGAAAGGTCTTCCGTCTGCCCGTCCCGGTATTTGATGGCCACTTGAGTGGGGTCACTGATTTTATTGATTTCAATGACGCCTTCTTCGCCTTGGATTTCGCATGGTACATACGAATCGGTAATTTTCGAATACATGACAACTGCTTCGAACTCTTTGTAATCCAGAATCATACTCCCTTGGCCATCTGCACCTGTTGATAAGGAATAGCTATTCTTCAGGACCCTTTCCGGCTCGCCTGCAAGATGGATAATCGGCGCGATGCAATAAACCCCTAAATCCATTTTCGCTCCATTCCCGAACTCCGGTTTGAAGGCATTTTCAATGATGCCTTCTTTATATTTGTCGTAGCGGGAAGAATACTGATTGAAATGGAAGACAAAACGCCGGATTTGGCCAACCTTATCCATATTCTTTTTCAGGTTTAAAAAAGTTGGAGTGACAATCGATTTCATCGCTTCCATATACATTTTTCCGTGCTTTCGGGAAGCTTCAATGACACGGTCCATCTCTGCAACGGAAGTGACCGCAGGCTTCTCACAGAGGACGTGAATGCCGTTTTCCAGCGCCAATATACTTTGTTCCACGTGAAACGTATTAGGTGAAGCGATATAAACTGCATCAATGTTTCCGCTTTGGAACATTTCAGCCAAATCCGTATAAACAGCCGCAACTCCATATTTCGCAGCAAACTCCCTTCCCCGCTCTTCTGTCCTTGAGTATACGGCGCCGATGCTAAACGCCGGTAGATCTCTTGCAGCTTTGAGCAGCCGGTCGGTAATCCAATTGGTTCCTATAATTCCAAATCTCATTTTATGCCTCCTTGTCCGTCATACTAACTATATTTTTCTTTATATACTCAGGTATTTACCTAAGAACAAATATTGTGAAACAAATTTTATTGTGCTGGCTATATTACATATGATACCAAAATATTCTTGCCGCATAGATAAAAGGAAGAGACGTGGCTATAATTTTGCCTCGTCTCTTCCTTTTGGGTTCTGCTGCATGATTTCTATTAAATTGCTGTTCACCTGCTTTCTTCTTCACGATTACGGGCTTAAAATACCGTTTGCACCAAAAGCATATAAACGATGGTCCCTCCTGCAATCGACAAAAGCATTTGCCTCTTCCAGACATGCAGCACCGCTACGACAGCAATTGCCAAAAATTCCGGGATGCCCCGGCTTCCCGAAAACAGATTGACATCCTTCAGGCAGTAAATGACCAGCAGCCCAATGACAGCGGCTGGTAAGACATTCCCCAGATACTGGACATACTTTGGCGTAGCTTTGTTCGGTGGAAAAATGAGAAAAGGAAGGAATCGGGTGAGCATGGTGCCGATAATCACCATCGCAATCGTTACAACTTGCTGCGTTAAAGTCATCGTCATGCTGTCACCTCCACTTTCTTCTCCATTGGTCTTCTAAATAAGGTAAGAACCCCGAGAATTGCCAGCATTGCCGGAATGGTGAAATTGGTTCCTCCAAATACAACAAGACAAGCAGTTGAAAGCCCAAGCCCCGTTAATGCACTGGCGTACTTTTTCCCTGTCATCAGCTGTTCTATGAAAATAACAACAAAAAGTGCAGTCATGACAAACTCCAAACCTTCGGTGTTGAACACGACCAACGAACCGAAAATGCCGCCAATAGTTGAGCCGATCACCCAGTAAGAATGGTTGAGAAGAGTAACGAAAAAGAAAAACCAGCCTTTATCTACATCTTTTGGAACCTTCGCTGAATAATTGATTGAAAAAGATTCATCGCAAAGCCCAAAAATCAGGTACCAGCGCTTGTTCCCCACTCCTTTGAATTTATCCAGCATGGAAATGCCGTAAAACAAATGCCGAGCATTGACCATAAGTGTCAGAAAAAGCGCATTAATCGGGTTGAAAGCGAGAAGCAATAAATTTGCTGCCACAAACTCCATAGATCCGGCAAATATTAAAAAACTCATCAAAATTGGGTAAATGGCATGGAATCCCAATGAATTCATAAAGATGCCGTAAGCGATCCCTAAGAAAAGAAACCCAGCAAAAATAGGTACGGTGTATGGAAAAGCCGCTTTAAATGCCAATTGTATATGAGGATATCTTTTCATGATTTCACGTCCTTGCAATAAGTTCTTCTTCAGTTATAGCATACAAAAAACATACAATGAACGAAATAATTGTATGGATTACAATAATTCGAAGAATCTAAAGTGTTATAATTATAAAAATTAATTTATAAGGAGATTACCATGCCCGTCAATTCATTTGATCAATACCCTATGTCCTGGAAACCGGATAAGAAAGCGTTGAAACGCCCTGTCTTTTCCTCACTTGCTTCTATGCTGGAACAAGATATTGCCAACGGCTTTCTTGCTCCTGGTTCAAAACTGCCTCCACAGCGGGAACTGGCCGACTTTCTGGATCTGAATTTCACTACTATCACCCGGGCTTACAAAGTATGTGAAAGAAAAGGCTTAATCTATGCCATTACAGGAAGCGGAACTTTTGTCGCCCCGAATGCAGCACGGTCCATCACCATTTCAGCGGACCATACGCCCAACCGCATCGAGCTTGGTTTTGTTACCTCTTTTGAGCAGACCAATGCGCACGTAACAGATACTCTTCAGAAGGTAGCGAAGAAAAGCTATGTGGAACAATTGCTGAATTACAATGATCCAACAGGGATGCCTCATCAAAAAACTGCCGCGCTCAACTGGATGGAACCGCTTGGCATCTATTCGGACCCGGACCGCGTCGCAATTGTTTCCGGTGCCCAAAATGCTTTAGCAGTTACTTTGATGGCGTTATTCGAACCTGGCAATCGAATTGCTACTGATTTATATACCTATTCAAATTTCATTGAATTGGCGAAACTGTTTCATATTCAATTAGTTCCTATTATTGGAGACCAATTCGGGATGCTGCCGGGTGAACTGGAAAAGCAGTGCAGCCAAATTACTGTTCACGGCATTTTCCTGATGCCTTCTTGCAGCAATCCAACCACCATTACGATTCCGGATTTCCGCAAACAGGAATTGGCCGCAGTTATCCGTAAACACCGGTTAATCTTGATTGAAGACGACATTCATGCCTTTCTTACAGCAGGCATCATCACCGATTACCAGCAGCCGATGTTCAATTTACTGCCAGAGCAAACCGTCTATATTTGCGGCACCTCTAAGTCCATCTGCTCTGGTTTGCGCGTTGCCTATATGGTTTTTGGCAATGGAATGCGTGATAGAATCTCTCAGGCGATTTTCAATATCAATGTAAAGACCTCTTCTTTTGACGCAGAAGTCATTACTGAGCTGATTTTATCGGGAAAAGCCCAAGAAATTGTTTTGCAAAAGAAAGAGCTTGCTGAACAGGCGAATGATTTGTATTTCAGCTATTTTCCTTCGGCTGAAAATAGCGGGCATCCGCTCAGTTTTTACCGTTGGCTTCAAATAGATGAAAACATCGGGAATGCTGAAGTAGAAGCCGAAATGGAGAAGCATGGGATTCGCGTGTTTCATTCCGACCGCTTCTTAAGCGGACAGACTACTTCAAATAAGTATTTGCGCATTGCGCTTTCTTCAACGGGTTCTCTGGATGAACTGGAGACGGGTTTAAAAATCATTAAGCAGCTTCTCGACTAAAACCAGAAAGGAAGGACAGAGGGACTGCTCCTCTGTCCTTCCTTTCTGGTTCGCTGCTTTATTCTTTAATGTAAAATTGATACTGGTTCCGCTGGGCTTTTGCTTTGTATAAAGCTTTGTCCGCCCGTAAGATCAGCGTGGTTGAATTTTCTCCGTCTTCCGGAAATAACGAGATGCCGATGCTGGAGGTGGCTACGATTTCCCGTCCTTCCAGAAAGTAAGGTTCCTGGAATGCCTGATGCAGGCGTTCAGCAACTTTTTCCACCACTCCTTTGCCCTTCACTTTATCGATCAGCACGAGAAACTCATCGCCCCCTACCCGGCAAAGGACATTTTCTCCTCGGATATTCGCACGCAGCCTTCCGGCAAATTGTTTCAATAACTCGTCGCCTATCTGATGGCCTTCCGTATCGTTGATGCCTTTGAATTTATCGATGTCAATATACAGAAAAGCCAGCATCTCCCCGTGCGCTGTAGCGCGTTCAATCGCCTCATTGATCTGTTCCGTAAAGTAGCGCCGGTTCGTCAATCCGGTTAAGGGGTCATGAAAAGCCAGGTATTCCAGCTGCGCTTCATAATTTTTCTTGGCCGTGACATCCCGCAGCAGCAGTTGAATCACCGGTTCTCCTTCAAAATTGATATTCATTGCTTTGATTTCTACCCAAATGGTCTCTCCCGTGAGCTGTGAAACTTGTTCAATGATCGGTTCTTTTCTGGCCAGCGCCTGCTTGATTTGTTCTGACAAGGTTTCTCGGTCGTCAGTCTTCAAGAAATCCCAAATCGATTGTCCGAGAAGCTCAGATACGCTAGCAGTTCCGGTCAGTTGCAGAGCCGAAGTATTGGCAAAGACAATTTCTCCGTTATTCTCGACAAAAACCGCATCCGGAATAAACTCGATCAAATTGCGGTAACAGGTTTCACTGGCCTCCAGCCTCCGTTGAATGCCCATCTGTTCCGTGAAATCCTTGTACATGCCCACTGCCAGCACGTCGCCTTCATTGACTGCCCAGTAAGAAGCCAGGATATCCAACACCTGTCCATCTTTTTGTTTCCGCTTTGTCACATGGTAGGGAATATCCTGCCCCTGTCGGAACAACGCCAATTGCGCTTCATGTTCGGCCGGCGAAATAGTCGCAAAGAACGGAAAGCAATCGGCATCGTTCAAGTCTTCTTGCTTCCAGCCCAAAATGCTCTCAAACGAGGGATTGGTCGACAGAATCCGTCCATCGTAGCCGATGGTGAAGATGGCATCGTTCGTGTTGTTCCAGACCAGTTCGAAGATGTTTTGGTGAATGCTTGCGATCATTTCGTTTCCTCCACTCTCTCAATAAATAATGAAAAAAGGCTAACCGGATTGATTCCCGATTAGCCTCCAGTGAATAGCTCAAGTCTTATATATAAATCTTCAGTTATGAAACCTGTCTTTCTTAATCGAGTGGGCGGACTTCGATCGGAATCAGTGCCTCCGTCAATTGTTCGCGGCGCGTTTCGTACTGCTCCGGCAACATCAATTTTTCACCCATCGTTTCCGGGGTTTCGTCATGCGCAAAGCCAGGCGGATCGGTCGCAATTTCGAATAGGATTTCGCCGTGCTCCCGAAAGTACAGCGCGTTGAAATAATTGCGGTCTTTGACTTCGGTGACGCCAAATCCGTGGTTTCGGACATGTTCCTGCCACTCCACATGATCCTGGTCGTCTTCTGCGCGCCATGCAATGTGGTGCACGGTGCCGACGCCCATCTGGCCGCGTCCTAGAGGGGTTGCTTTGACATCGATGACATTGCCGATATCGCTGGACGAATGGAAACGAATCAAGTCGCCTTCTTCTCCGACTTTCTCCAGCCCCATCACTTCTTCCAGGGTCTTCGCCGTTTGATCCGGACGTGAGGAAAGCAGCGTTGCGCCGCCGAATCCTTTGATGGCGACAGCCGGTGTAATGCCGCCGAACTCAAAGTGGTTCAAATCCCCTTGTTCCCGTTCAACCAGTTCCAGTTGGAGGCCATGCGGATCCTCAAACAATAAGTACGTCTCGCCGAAACGCTCTTCTTTCGCAAACGGGATGTTAAATCCTTTCAGCCGTTCTTCCCAGAAAGACAACGCACCTGTTGGAACGACATAAGAAGTTACGCCGACTTGTCCAGCGCCGATTTTCCCCGGGTACGCATTTGCCCATGGGAAGAATGTAATGATGGTTCCCGGTTTCCCGCCGCCATCGCCGAAATACAAATGGTACGTTCCCGGGTCGTCGAAGTTCACGGTTTTCTTGACGAGGCGCAAGCCCAATACGCCGGCATAGAAATCAACGTTCTCTTGCGGATGGCCAACAATGGCCGTGATATGGTGAATTCCAGCTGTTTTTTTCATGTTATTTCCTCCTGTAATTTTTAATTTGTTTCGAAAATATTTTCATTATTTCTACTGTGCCTTAAGCAAAAGAGAGGAACTTTCGTGTAATCAGAATAACAATGCGTCAAGAGCGTATTGGCCAGCACCAGTTAACGCCAGACCGATCACTACCGCCAGGATTACCAAATTGTATTCATAGCCGTTCGCCGTAGACCATAAGCCGTTCGGCAGATGTACTTTGACAATGGCCATCACCATGGTTCCTGCGATCAATAGGGCAGCCAGTGGCGTCAAGAAGCCGATTACCAATAACAGCCCGCCGATCAATTCGGATAATCCTGCTGTAAGGGCCATGGTCTTTCCTGGTTTCAGTCCTAGCGATTCCATCCAGCCGGCAGTTCCTGCCAGGCCGTGTCCACCAAACCAGCCAAATAGTTTTTGTGCTCCATGAGCCGCAAACAACAATCCAATTACCACTCTAATAATCAATAAACCTATATCCATCATGTTCTTTTTCCTCCAAATTTTTATTTACTCATAGTTCTATAAGTTTCTCTTTTTTTCGCTGTTTTGAATTGCATGCATTTCTATGATTAATATTTCTGCTGGTACCACTGTCTCGCAGCTTCCACTTCGCTTCCGGTCAACTGGTGGCCATGATTTTCCCAATGGACAGCAACCGATGCGTTTGCCGCTTCGAGTGCTTCTTGCAGTTCTTCCGCTTCCCGGACCGGGGAAATCGGATCGTTGGTGCCGGCAGCGATAAAAATTTGTTTTCCGGTAAGGTCGGGAAGCTCCATGCCGCGTCTTGGCACCATCGGATGGTGCAGGATGGCACCGTTTAGCGCATCCTTAAAGTGATACAGCAGGCTGGCGGCGATATTCGCGCCATTCGAATAGCCGATCGCGACGATGTTGTCACGGTTGAATTCGTATTTCCCCGCAGCTTCATCCAAAAAATCATTCAGTTCGTTCGTACGGAACACCAAATCTTCTTCATCGAATACGCCTTCGCTTAAACGCCGGAAGAAACGGGGCATGCCGTGTTCCGAGACATTCCCTCTGACACTGAGTACAGATGCCTCTGCATCAATCATCGGTG is part of the Planococcus shenhongbingii genome and harbors:
- a CDS encoding DoxX family protein, whose amino-acid sequence is MMDIGLLIIRVVIGLLFAAHGAQKLFGWFGGHGLAGTAGWMESLGLKPGKTMALTAGLSELIGGLLLVIGFLTPLAALLIAGTMVMAIVKVHLPNGLWSTANGYEYNLVILAVVIGLALTGAGQYALDALLF
- a CDS encoding ring-cleaving dioxygenase, translating into MKKTAGIHHITAIVGHPQENVDFYAGVLGLRLVKKTVNFDDPGTYHLYFGDGGGKPGTIITFFPWANAYPGKIGAGQVGVTSYVVPTGALSFWEERLKGFNIPFAKEERFGETYLLFEDPHGLQLELVEREQGDLNHFEFGGITPAVAIKGFGGATLLSSRPDQTAKTLEEVMGLEKVGEEGDLIRFHSSSDIGNVIDVKATPLGRGQMGVGTVHHIAWRAEDDQDHVEWQEHVRNHGFGVTEVKDRNYFNALYFREHGEILFEIATDPPGFAHDETPETMGEKLMLPEQYETRREQLTEALIPIEVRPLD
- a CDS encoding alpha/beta hydrolase, yielding MMEHIFKKGFNPEKPVFLLLHGTGGNEQSLLSLAPMIDAEASVLSVRGNVSEHGMPRFFRRLSEGVFDEEDLVFRTNELNDFLDEAAGKYEFNRDNIVAIGYSNGANIAASLLYHFKDALNGAILHHPMVPRRGMELPDLTGKQIFIAAGTNDPISPVREAEELQEALEAANASVAVHWENHGHQLTGSEVEAARQWYQQKY
- a CDS encoding PLP-dependent aminotransferase family protein, producing MPVNSFDQYPMSWKPDKKALKRPVFSSLASMLEQDIANGFLAPGSKLPPQRELADFLDLNFTTITRAYKVCERKGLIYAITGSGTFVAPNAARSITISADHTPNRIELGFVTSFEQTNAHVTDTLQKVAKKSYVEQLLNYNDPTGMPHQKTAALNWMEPLGIYSDPDRVAIVSGAQNALAVTLMALFEPGNRIATDLYTYSNFIELAKLFHIQLVPIIGDQFGMLPGELEKQCSQITVHGIFLMPSCSNPTTITIPDFRKQELAAVIRKHRLILIEDDIHAFLTAGIITDYQQPMFNLLPEQTVYICGTSKSICSGLRVAYMVFGNGMRDRISQAIFNINVKTSSFDAEVITELILSGKAQEIVLQKKELAEQANDLYFSYFPSAENSGHPLSFYRWLQIDENIGNAEVEAEMEKHGIRVFHSDRFLSGQTTSNKYLRIALSSTGSLDELETGLKIIKQLLD
- the azlC gene encoding azaleucine resistance protein AzlC; its protein translation is MKRYPHIQLAFKAAFPYTVPIFAGFLFLGIAYGIFMNSLGFHAIYPILMSFLIFAGSMEFVAANLLLLAFNPINALFLTLMVNARHLFYGISMLDKFKGVGNKRWYLIFGLCDESFSINYSAKVPKDVDKGWFFFFVTLLNHSYWVIGSTIGGIFGSLVVFNTEGLEFVMTALFVVIFIEQLMTGKKYASALTGLGLSTACLVVFGGTNFTIPAMLAILGVLTLFRRPMEKKVEVTA
- a CDS encoding LysR family transcriptional regulator, encoding MNERDWLILKVLYEKKNITKTAENLYISQPSLTKRIQQIEQEYGRTLVVRGTKGVQFTPEGEFLAKCADEMLERFYQIKDQVLNMGQEVSGTLRLGVSNYITRHKLPALLKLFGDQFPKVNYKVRTGWSRDIFNLAYNQEVHVGIVRGDYNWPGPKHLLFEENLCIFSKEKIGLHELPSMPRIEYETDNLLKTMIDNWWTGTFSQPPLLGMEVDKADTCKEMVLNGLGYGILPSVLIENHDTLHQINLEDKSGNPLVRRTWLLYREEALRSKAANEFVQFVRTIDFKKNL
- a CDS encoding TerC family protein, coding for MGAILLEYAWVMLVLVGLEGILAADNAVVMAVMVKHLPGEQKKKALFYGLAAAFVFRFAALFMITLLVGVWQIQALGAAYLLFIAFKHIYDQRKGQGNDSLLETKKGSSFWGTVFKIEVADIAFAVDSMLAAVALALTLPHLGDTNIGGINAGPFVVMLSGGLIGVIIMRFAAHKFVQLLETYPQLETAAFIIVGWVGVKLLVMTLSHEKIHILPHDFPHSFTWTIIFWSVLIGIVAVGAWLGLREKEK
- a CDS encoding sigma-70 family RNA polymerase sigma factor; amino-acid sequence: MLYADERVLSGQKSLQNQEILISHYEKYEHFIYSFAYRMVKDGDIAEVVVQKVFIKLWHSFPFALEDSTAFSSQLLALTRKTSLEVLQEGIQLNTSSAESPEWQEKGAALSNSLLHLTEKQKKLLRWFYFDGLSQYAIAKKMNIPQSTVHLHIREAIHQLKASSENEREKSHCIMIRKLPDYFNLQMPPAETEAFEQHLASCSGCQEELFEWESLTKQFPYLSELQMPPPSLKELVLTAMFGEPEPLPLKQKNWLPILAAVLALSVGANTYLTSLISKKKKSRKIIRF
- a CDS encoding AEC family transporter, whose translation is MEVLLLIIMNVILPVFLLIGAGAILHLKYSLDMNTLAKLNTYLLMPALSFVNIYKNDMQADTLFHVLSFLILQSLCLMALSAGIAKSAKFDSSLSATFKNSVVLVNSGNFGLPVSQLVFHQNPLGLSIQIVVLIFQNLLTYTYGLYNSVSVNNRGLQAMKVFLKNPVIYAFLAGILCHALSIQIPSFIWTPIENTSDAFLAIALITLGAQSASLKLIRFSLPLVLSIVGRLILSPVIAITVILVLGLEGTTAQALFIASSFPTSRNSSLFALEYGNHPDYAAQAVLMSTVFSMATVTAVVYSAKLLFP
- a CDS encoding branched-chain amino acid transporter permease; the protein is MTMTLTQQVVTIAMVIIGTMLTRFLPFLIFPPNKATPKYVQYLGNVLPAAVIGLLVIYCLKDVNLFSGSRGIPEFLAIAVVAVLHVWKRQMLLSIAGGTIVYMLLVQTVF
- a CDS encoding Gfo/Idh/MocA family protein, coding for MRFGIIGTNWITDRLLKAARDLPAFSIGAVYSRTEERGREFAAKYGVAAVYTDLAEMFQSGNIDAVYIASPNTFHVEQSILALENGIHVLCEKPAVTSVAEMDRVIEASRKHGKMYMEAMKSIVTPTFLNLKKNMDKVGQIRRFVFHFNQYSSRYDKYKEGIIENAFKPEFGNGAKMDLGVYCIAPIIHLAGEPERVLKNSYSLSTGADGQGSMILDYKEFEAVVMYSKITDSYVPCEIQGEEGVIEINKISDPTQVAIKYRDGQTEDLSMPQKFDTMYYELKEFMNCAENGQIESAINTHEISRQVIKVLT
- a CDS encoding GGDEF domain-containing protein — its product is MIASIHQNIFELVWNNTNDAIFTIGYDGRILSTNPSFESILGWKQEDLNDADCFPFFATISPAEHEAQLALFRQGQDIPYHVTKRKQKDGQVLDILASYWAVNEGDVLAVGMYKDFTEQMGIQRRLEASETCYRNLIEFIPDAVFVENNGEIVFANTSALQLTGTASVSELLGQSIWDFLKTDDRETLSEQIKQALARKEPIIEQVSQLTGETIWVEIKAMNINFEGEPVIQLLLRDVTAKKNYEAQLEYLAFHDPLTGLTNRRYFTEQINEAIERATAHGEMLAFLYIDIDKFKGINDTEGHQIGDELLKQFAGRLRANIRGENVLCRVGGDEFLVLIDKVKGKGVVEKVAERLHQAFQEPYFLEGREIVATSSIGISLFPEDGENSTTLILRADKALYKAKAQRNQYQFYIKE